A genomic window from Bacillus rossius redtenbacheri isolate Brsri chromosome 7, Brsri_v3, whole genome shotgun sequence includes:
- the LOC134534184 gene encoding neuropeptide F receptor-like gives MSTMEPDLMRQLYNISDLMGNLSWLFNASRNIDPALLDQVARNRSLDDGAFYSLIFIYSAMIVVGAAGNSLVVCAVVRKPAMRTARNMFIVNLAVSDLLLCLITMPLTLMEILTKYWPLGRHSFTCKMMGTLQATSIFVSTISITAIALDRYQVIVYPTRENLQKLGAVFILTCIWMTSLVLASPMFVWKTLKYHDINLPSYGIEYIAYCLEEWPVEHGRAYYSVFSLVVQYVLPIIIVSVSYSRICRKLRYRYVSSSAAGSTTAAAAQKRRPKDDRRMKKTNSLLVSIALIFCVSWMPLNTFNLVVDFYNPFGEDRRSMMVCYAVCHMMGMSSACSNPLLYGWLNDNFRKEFKEILARACPCVDLDAVRERVGSLRSSVSRGRRRLRQDGTPLRPLAGAEPETTACPASCRRGTITTDNGLNSVQGDSEMSVLTKM, from the coding sequence ATGTCCACGATGGAGCCGGACCTCATGCGGCAGCTGTACAACATCTCGGACCTGATGGGCAACCTCTCGTGGCTGTTCAACGCCAGCAGGAACATCGACCCTGCGCTGCTGGACCAGGTGGCGCGCAACCGCAGCCTGGACGACGGCGCCTTCTACTCCCTCATCTTCATCTACAGCGCGATGATCGTGGTGGGCGCGGCGGGCAACAGCCTCGTGGTGTGCGCCGTGGTGAGGAAGCCGGCCATGCGCACCGCGCGGAACATGTTCATCGTGAACCTGGCCGTGTCCGACCTGCTGCTCTGCCTCATCACCATGCCGCTCACCCTCATGGAGATTCTCACCAAGTACTGGCCGCTCGGCCGGCACTCCTTCACCTGCAAGATGATGGGCACCCTGCAGGCCACCAGCATCTTCGTGTCCACCATCTCCATCACGGCCATCGCGCTGGACCGCTACCAGGTGATCGTGTACCCCACCAGGGAGAACCTGCAGAAGCTGGGCGCGGTGTTCATCCTCACGTGCATATGGATGACCTCCCTCGTGCTCGCCAGCCCCATGTTCGTGTGGAAGACGCTCAAGTACCACGACATCAACCTGCCCAGCTACGGCATCGAGTACATCGCCTACTGCCTGGAGGAGTGGCCCGTGGAGCACGGCCGCGCCTACTACTCCGTCTTCTCGCTCGTCGTGCAGTACGTGCTGCCCATCATCATCGTGAGCGTGTCCTACTCGCGCATCTGCCGCAAGCTCAGGTACCGCTACGTGAGCTCCTCGGCCGCGGGCTCGACGACCGCCGCCGCAGCGCAGAAGCGCAGGCCCAAGGACGACCGCCGCATGAAGAAGACCAACTCGCTGCTGGTCTCCATCGCGCTCATCTTCTGCGTCAGCTGGATGCCGCTCAACACGTTCAACCTGGTGGTGGACTTCTACAACCCGTTCGGCGAGGACCGCCGCTCCATGATGGTCTGCTACGCCGTGTGCCACATGATGGGCATGTCGTCGGCCTGCTCCAACCCGCTGCTGTACGGCTGGCTCAACGACAACTTCCGCAAGGAGTTCAAGGAGATCCTGGCGCGCGCGTGTCCGTGCGTGGACCTGGACGCGGTGCGGGAGCGCGTGGGGTCGCTCAGGTCGTCCGTGTCGAGGGGCCGCCGGAGACTGCGCCAGGACGGCACCCCGCTGAGGCCGCTGGCGGGGGCGGAGCCCGAGACCACGGCCTGCCCCGCCAGCTGTCGGCGCGGCACCATCACCACCGACAACGGCCTCAACAGCGTCCAGGGCGACTCCGAGATGTCGGTGCTCACCAAGATGTAG